In a single window of the Tiliqua scincoides isolate rTilSci1 chromosome 15, rTilSci1.hap2, whole genome shotgun sequence genome:
- the PRDX5 gene encoding LOW QUALITY PROTEIN: peroxiredoxin-5, mitochondrial (The sequence of the model RefSeq protein was modified relative to this genomic sequence to represent the inferred CDS: inserted 1 base in 1 codon) — protein MQIPLPPPPGLERRRRAPVVQAGPGLSWQRGGEGGGAAAQLGLPGGVQEQLLGGGTGTEGLPSGARGHGALEGWRQAPKVEVFEHDPSTKVNVASLFKGKKGILIGVPGAFTLACSNTHLPGYVEKAGQFKGKGVEVIACLAVNDVFVMSAWGXAHGAEGKVRMLADPTGEFGKATDLLLDKEPLRQLFGNSRLKRFSMVVEDGIVKYLNVEEDGTGLTCSLAPNIMSQL, from the exons ATGCAAatacccctccctcctcccccgggGCTGGAACGTCGGAGGCGCGCGCCTGTGGTGCAGGCAGGCCCGGGGTTGTCATGGCAACGGGGTGGAGAGGGCGGGGGTGCTGCTGCACAGCTGGGGCTTCCTGGTGGcgtccaggagcagctgctgggCGGCGGGACCGGGACGGAGGGGCTTCCGAGCGGGGCCCGCGGCCATGGCGCCCTTGAAGGT TGGAGACAAGCTCCCAAAGTGGAGGTCTTCGAACATGACCCTAGTACGAAGGTGAACGTGGCAAGCCTCTTCAAGGGCAAGAAGGGGATCCTCATTGGGGTGCCAGGGGCTTTTACTCTGGCATGCTCGAAC ACCCACCTCCCAGGCTACGTGGAGAAAGCAGGGCAGTTCAAGGGCAAAGGAGTGGAAGTCATCGCCTGCCTGGCTGTCAATGATGTCTTTGTCATGAGCGCATGGG AAGCTCATGGTGCTGAGGGAAAG GTGCGGATGTTGGCAGACCCAACAGGAGAATTTGGAAAG GCGACCGACCTGCTGCTGGATAAGGAGCCGCTTCGGCAGCTGTTTGGAAACAGCCGGCTCAAGCG GTTCTCCATGGTGGTGGAAGACGGCATTGTGAAATATCTGAATGTGGAAGAGGACGGGACGGGCCTCACCTGTAGTCTGGCTCCCAACATTATGTCCCAGCTctga
- the TRMT112 gene encoding multifunctional methyltransferase subunit TRM112-like protein, translated as MKLLTHNMLTSHVRGVKPGGGFPLRIQATEVKVNTVDFNPEFTARMVPKVEWQALVEAAESLGHRSDLPAAPIPDYESNEDFLRKLHHVLMEVEVMEGVLKCPDTGREFPITKGIPNMLLSEEET; from the exons ATGAAGCTCTTGACGCACAACATGCTGACGTCCCACGTGCGGGGAGTGAAGCCTGGTGGGGGGTTCCCCCTTCGCATCCAG GCCACAGAGGTGAAGGTGAACACTGTTGATTTTAATCCAGAATTCACTGCGCGAATGGTACCCAAAGTGGAATGGCAGGCTTTGGTGGAGGCAGCAGAGAGT TTGGGGCACCGGTCTGACTTGCCCGCTGCCCCCATCCCTGACTACGAGAGCAATGAAGATTTCCTTCGAAAACTCCACCATGTGCTGATGGAG GTGGAAGTGATGGAGGGTGTCCTGAAGTGCCCAGACACTGGGCGTGAATTTCCCATCACCAAAGGCATCCCCAACATGTTGCTGAGCGAGGAGGAGACATGA